A segment of the Meles meles chromosome 4, mMelMel3.1 paternal haplotype, whole genome shotgun sequence genome:
CACACTTCAGGTCCAGCTTCTTCCAGCCAAACAGAATCACCCAGGACAAGACAGGAAGAGAGGCTGCTGATATGAACATCTGCCAAAAGATTGTCTTCTAACATTTGCAAATGAAGAGCTGGAAATGAACCCATCCCAAATCTTTATTTGTTAAGCTGAGAGGGACTCAGAGATGATGACCTCACCATAAAGATGAGGGACACCAGGGCTCAGCAGGCTGAAGTGAGGCACCTGGCCAGAGGGTGGGCCCCCATGGCAAACTGTGTTCCTCATTCCACATCAGTGGCCCACAGCAAGTCCACAGAACTCGTGCTTAgtgacacacaaacacactcactcACGGTGTGACTACAGAACTTCACAACCTACTAACACTCTcaatacagaaagaaaaggaacttaGCCCAAGGAGGAGGACACATCTGTTCTAATTATGTGCACAAATATCCAGATCTATAATGGCGACAGATCATCTATCCATAGACTAAGAAATACTTTCACAGGGGTGCGAGGTGAGCAAAGCAGGGGCTGTTCCGAGAATGAACAGtgataagaaagaaaaggacccTGGGGGCAGTGCTGTCCTCGCTCAGACGGGGGTCACCAGACACCACACAGCATCCGCATCAGAGGAAACGTGGAGGGGGGCACatggaacacaggcaggggggcCCACAGCTatctggggaggggctggctgggcTCATGGTGGCAAAGCCCCAGCTGCTGACAGGGCATAGAGACCTTCACAATGTATAAATGTGCCCCAACCTAAGAGAGGAAATTCTGTCCTAGATACCACAGTAATCATGagtggtgattttttaaaaagtagaacagGACAAACCAATGGAggttaaaaagtaaagaaatgttATACAAATTGTGAGCGCTCCACAAAAGGGCCAGAAGCAATAAATCAAGACAGGACTGGAGAGCGCAAGAAAGCCTCAATCAAGCGAGGACTTGCCATGATCGTTTATGACAAAACAGACCCCGCACATCCCCTGGGACTGCTGGTTTACGGCTGGCAGTTCACCATTGCTACTGTGGGCATGCAAGGCGTCATCTGACTCCTGAAGTCCCTGAGTGAGCCCAATCCTATCTGCAGGGTCAAGGATCCTTTTGACATCACCCTAGAAAAATGCACAATTTTGTTGTCCATTTCAAAGATACCCAGCATCCAATAACCTCTCCTAACCTAGCAGCAAAGCACGGCCCCTTGCATTAACAGCAACGCCCATTCCCTCCTATCTGGGCCTTGGTGCTCTGGTAGACACATCTCACCTGTAATCTGCATAGACTCCAGGACAATAGAAGAGAGCTGTGAAGACACTTCTATCTCTACAAATGGTGTCCAAGGTCAGTGTTATCCCATACACCGAGGTGAGCAAGAAGATCGAAAGGGCAAGTATAAATGCTTGATGATTGGATTCTCCAACACAGCTGTTTATCCTCAAAACAgcagagggggaagaaaaagcaaacatttttttaaagttcttgatGTAGACGGAAGAGAAATTTATCACGGTGATCATTGCATAATGAATAGAAACGCTGAGTGACCGCTGTGCACCTGATGTAATATAACATTGCAGATCCACTACAAttcagtaaaaaaggaaaaaagtttccATCTAATGCACATAATAAACAAGAAAGTTTCAAAAACAGAGGTCATGCgaatttcaattaaaaagtaAGTTCTCTTATTTTTCAACTTGCCAAAACTTGCCCACTGAGAGGTGTAGTCTTATGTTCTCTGCTCTTTCCAAAGTGAAATCTTATCATTAGGTCAAAACTGAGTAAAAAGCAGAAGCCGGCTACAAATCCTTCTAAATCGTAATGAGTTTATCACCCAACCATGAAGAGGGTTAACACTGTAACCACCATGAGAAGGAAAGGATGGTATCAGTtaggaaaacttaaaaaaccGGAAGTATTACACACTCAgggaaaatatgtattaaattcaTATATTAATACAAAGATCCCAAGAAGTTAGAAATGTGGTGTGGGGTGGAGAACTCGGTAATATGCAGACTACTTGTCAGGGAGGGAGTTCTGTCTCGTGGCCATGTGCTGGGCAGGGCGTACACCAAGAGGCCCCAGGGGCAGAGGTCATCTTTTACACAGAGCTGTCAGGCCTTCTGCAAACCAGCTcccatgtgcacgcacacacacacatgcaaacacacaagCACATACACGTGCCCACGTGTACGCACAAGAATACATGATGAAGACTCAGAAGTTAAAATCTGAAAGTGATAATACCTGCATATTCCTAAAGAAAGCCCTAGACAAGAGCTGTCCTTGGCTCAAGCCCCCACCTGAGGTCCTCTCCAAGGCCCTCCTGGCCTTGCTGCACCCGCTCCGTCCCCTCCGTCCCTCTCTATGGGGGAGGAGGGTACGCGACATGACAGAACCCCAGGCACGGAGAGCAGACTTCACTCACCACGAGTGCCGTGACAGCTAAGAGCTAGAGAGTAGCAAACGTGCTCCTTACAGCATTCACGTCTGAGTAAACTCTGCCCCTTTTAGATGCACACAGCGAAGCAGCAACACTATCTTTGAAAGTTGCACTTCACATCGCAGGGGCCTTGCATGTCCTCATTAGGCACTGGCCAGCTGGCAGGCGCCATGAAAGCCCATTTCTCTGCAAAGAGCAAATAACAAAACAGGGAACTACCTGGCAGGGCTGTCCCTCAATAATGCGGGCTAGGAGTCATCAGAACGATGAAAGATGTATGGGGAGGGGAAAAAGTCCCCTACAAATATGGGACACTTTCCTGAACTCCATGTTcaaaaggcacagcacagggaattATGCCTATATTGATTCTgatccattctttaaaaaaaaccacctcaCTGCAAATACTTCTCTTTCATAAAGGAGAAAGTcacagtgtgggggggggggggtaccggCTCAGAAGGGaacaacaaaacagcaacaacaataaccaAGCCCTCCAGCAAATGACTGAAGGGACTACATTTGCGAAACTGGGAAAACGGATGACTAAGTGGGAACTTTATACCAGCCCACAAATATCTGCAAGGTGTGAAGCTGGGATCGACTGGAATTTTTGGATGGCACAAGGAAGATCAAACAGGGCCTGGGCTTATGGGGCCTTCCACTTTGCAAGCCTCCAAATTTTCCCACCTACCAGACACAGTGATGATCCATCCTCCGGACACAGATGCCACATATCCGGCAATGCCACGCACGGGCCGGCCGCACCAGCTGGCACTTGGCACACCAGTCCTCCTTCACCTTGGCGGGACTTCCAGCCAACACCCTGCAAGGGCCCTTAAGATCATCCTTGGGCGTGCGGTTGCTGAGGCTGCCAGCTGATTCCGCGCCGGAGAACCCTCTGGTCTTCTCCTGCCCGTCTCTGCTCAGGCTTTCAGTTTGGCTGCTGCCTAGAGATCTGTCACTACTTGCTGGATTTCTGAGGTAGCCTGGATTCTTCTTGGCTCTGTACAAGGCTAAGAGTATCAGGAATAACCCACAGGTAAGAAGAGCCAGCTGAGTGGGCCCCACACGCCCTTTGGGGACAACTTCCTGCAGGAACACATAGTACATGTAACCCAGAGAGAAGAGTCCGAGGCTCAGGAAAAACAGGGTCTGCTCTTTCCTTCTGTGAGTGAGGTAATAGTACCACAGAGCCAGCACAGGAAGGGAGGTCAAAACCACCACCCCCAGGAGGAAATGCCAGGAAGCCACACGCAGGAAGATGGGCAGCAGGATGAGTGGGGGGAGGATGCTAATATTAACTTTTTGGGCTCCCCTGAGCCCAGGAATTCGGAGGCGATCAGAAATAGTATCCATGATTCTTTCACAGGTCTCCGGCGGCACGGATTTACCCGTGATCCATCTATGCAGAAgagcacaaagagaaaataatgtttAGAAATGGAACAGTTAACACTATTTCTCCACGAAGCGAAAACATAGGAATAAACACACATTCTGTGCAAGTACTGTTCAGATTGGAGAGAGTATAGAGACTTAagatcctcaaaaaaaaattcataatctaGTTGTGAAGACAACATGGGAATTTGGGAAGGATCAGAGATGAGACAAAGCAGCAAAATTGCCCAGTGAACTATTGTGGCCAAACACCGTAAGGCATGCTCAGAGGGGAATGCACGCTGCTGGGTGGAATCATGGGGGGGGGCGGTCTCTGTGAGAAAGGTGGGCTCTGTGCCCCACCTTGACGGCGGCGGGCTAAcatgtggggggtgaggggggcagggaggtgtTCCAGTGCAGCCGGACGTGTGCAGCACACACATGTCCTGCGCCCGGGGTGTCACCAGTCTAGCAGggctgggggcggcgggggcaggGACTGTGTGAGGAGAGCAAACTAGTCAGAGCGAAATGACTGAGCTTTGTGGACCCACAGTATTTCCTGACATGTTTGCACACTTAGGCTAGCAAGACAAGGGATGGTAATTCTTGATGTAGACAAACAATTTAGAAAAGTAAGGCAACAACTTGGCCATGAGGGAAGATAAGTACAAGGGAGTCACACAGAGCAACAGGACAGAAGGAAGACTGGGAGCCATCTCCTGAGACAGGTATGGTGGGAGTAGGCGAGAGAGCTCAGGGACAGCCTGGGTCCCAAGGgctagaagagagaaagaggttaATGGAAGAGCTGTGGTCTTGAGTGATGGAGGTTATGGAAACAGcatcatttttccattcattaaaGCAGAGTGCTCCATTTTCTCTGTATGGATTTTAGACTAAGTCCATTTAAAAATACCTGTAAAAAGACTAAAGACACGGTTAAGGAAGAATTACAAAAAGGCTACAGGGTCTTCAGGGTTCTGGCAGTGAAGTACAGTGGTCCCAAGACACTTTTCATGTCTAGAGGAATACACCAAGCTTTAAGTCAGCAATGTGCCGCTACAGTCACTGTTTTAACCGGAAGTAATTATTGATGGGAAAAGCCAAGTTTCCAACATCCTTATTCTCCTCCCACATTGTGCTTCCCATATGGCAGCAAATTTTAGGTATATAATTATTTAGAAGACGGTTTAAAACCTCGTTATTACTGTTTGGTACAgaaatttttttccctgatgTTGAAAAATCATCTTTTTGGATATTAATTTCCAACCCTTTGGAGAACGgtgaaaataaaagccaaatatCGGCCAAGACAGTGTCACTGCCCATGCTGCAAACAGCCAGCCCAGTGCAGGCATGTGCCTGCTGCTGGTTTTCCTCCCAAGGGACAAGGGGTGAGACCAATGCCAACAGCAGGAACATGAGCTTTCGACCTTCAAGACCCTTGGTGGCCAGGTGCAGTCTAGCCTCAAGCAGTCAATCTCGAGACACTGAGAACACAGAGAATGTGTTTTCTCTGGCACCAGTGTGTTCACTTTAAATGTACAGATtctgggcgcttgggtggctcagttggttgagcaatgCCTTCAGTTTAggacatgatcttggggtcctgggatcaagtcccacatcgggctccctgatcggctgggagcctgtttctcctcttcctttctccctgcttgtgctgtcaggtgaataaatacaatctttaaaaaaaaaaaaaatttttttaaataaataaattctctaaaTGTACAGATTCTACTGCTCTGcgcttcatttttttatacactTAACTTGCCACTATCCCTTTATTTGCCTGCTCTCTCCATCATCTTCTCCCTTTAAGTGAAAAATAATGTCCTACTAAACTGAGCAGAATAGACAGCTGTGCAGTTGTGCACTACTGAGTAACTCACCTTCATAAAAGCCTCACACCTGACACAGAAGACAACTCTCAATTTTAGATCCTCAGAAAAATCATCAAGAGCAAAATCTAGTGTTCTGGATGGCTACACTTCAAGCAAGCGTGGTAGTTCTCCAAAGAGCCAGTGGGGTCAGCTTCATGAACCGCTCTGCCCTTACCTATCACACCCTTCATCGAGATCCTGGCAATCACACAAACAAGCAGCCACGTGGTTCTTCTCCCCATTTCGATCTATGTACTCGCAGCAGCACAGGGGCTCCAATTCAGGTTCTTccgctttgtttttcttcactggCTTCATACTGCCCTTCTGTGTCATGATTTCCACCTGTCACCACGAGGTGTAGGAAGCCCTCGGTAGGGAAAGGTGTAAAGAACACGACTCACATCTTGTAAACACATCCACGTCTCTGATTATCCGCCAACGCCTGAGAAATCAAACAGGAGAAGaaagcgggggagggggagtctCATTTTCATCAGGCTTTTCTTGCTGGGCTCGGCCAGACAGGAAGCTCTAGGGGCTCCCAGCTGCCTTCACCGCCCCTTCCCACCAGGGCTGGCGTCTTCTGGGTACCAGCGGTTTCCATGGTGACAGCTGACCACAAGGCCGGGACAGCCCGGGCGCGGGCGGCTGCGCTCACCTGCCGGTGCAGGATGCGGAGGGCCGAGCAGTCCCCGCCCAAAGCCCGGGTGCAGGTGGAAACCCGCCCTCTGGGCTGCGGGCGGAGAAAAGCTTCTGCCGCCGGGGCCGGCACGCGCACCCGGCTCCGGGGAGGCCACCAGAAGCCCGTGCAGCGCCCGAGGTCGCCGTCCAGCCGGGTCGTTCCCGCTCCGCGCAGGGCGCACCTCTCCCGCCCACGCCAACAGTGAGGACGTGGGCGGGCCGAGAGCGCCGCCCCGCCCAAAGAATGACCTTGGAATGGAAGTTACCTGTGTTCCGGGGCCGAGGTGCGATTGCCGCGGAAGAGGCCCAGTTAGAGGGAAGAAAGGCTGATTCCTCCCGAGGCGCGGTCGCGTCTTCCGAGCTTTGCTCCCTGGGCTTTCGATGTGACGGCTGGAGTCCCAGAGACCCGGGCTCCGCTCCGCCGCGCCTCCGCTACCGCCCACCTGTGAGCACAGGCGGCCGTGGCCCGGGCAGCGCGCCCGCCTCCCCGCCGCCCTCCTGCCCGCCGGCTCGGCGTGGCAAGTCCGCGCGCGCTTCCGGGTAccccgcccccggcgccggggatccCCGCCCGCCCGCACGTGCGGCGCCCGCAGCTCCGCGGAGCCGCCGGCcaggcccctcccccggcccgAGGCCCTGGCGCCCGGAGGTAGCGAGGACCTAAGGACCGGcacctgggggtggggtgcaggcggcggggccctgggctggcccggcacctCCGCCCCGACCGGCCCCTGTGCTGCCCCACGGGTGCCTGCGGGCGGTACGTGGGCGGGGCAACACCAGAGCTCTCGGCCCGGGAAGGTGCGGACGGAAAGACGGGAAACCCGGGAACCCGGAGGAGTCCCCAAGCACTGGAGACCCGTGGGTCGTCCAGTCTTCATTCAGACGCGGGCAACAGGCTTAGGTGGAGATCTCTACCGCAAATTGTTACCGAGGCACCGCCCCCAAATTCTCCAGCCTTCCCTTAAAGGCCCATCGCTGTCCCTGATCTGTTCATTTATAAAGCTGGTTCTTTCTCATGATTTCTGGCGAGCAGATTCTACATTCGACCGGCAGGCCTACTAGTACTTTTGTCCCAACAGTCTgcatatttgaaatgaaatgactcctctttgagttttatttttgcacaaatttttttaaagagtgtagGCCCATATACACGTTTTCACTACAGCAAGTTCCTAGTTATTTGtactttttgttgtgtttttttaacagaaaaaaaaaaaacgacaacTAAAGACATTTTGGGTTTTATTAATATTCAATTTACACAACAGGCTCAAATGCAATTAAGTTCtacatacatacatgttattCTTAATCTATAAAGCAACTTTGGTAATTTTCTTTGAGGTATATTTATTGAGTAcaagttttaaagaaaatcacaaaaatattCAGCTTGCCACTGATCACTTTTGTGAATTTAACAGAGAACAAAGTCTTCAAGTTTATAATCCAGTGACTCACTCACAGCCACACTTCATGAATCAAAAAATCCCCAGGTAAGTACACTGGTACCCCCAAGATAATTTTGTTGGAAATCACCCAGAGAAATCCATTTTCCCTATAATTAAGTCAATATTTTCATTCTCTACAGGCATCTCAAAAATGACTTTAGCTATCTCCTGTggctctggggaaagaaacatttAATTAAGGTAAGCATTGTCCAAACAGTGAGAATATATACAAATCATTCAGCACTGTCTTTCTCTTGTCCCAAAGACGTCACTTGTATTGAGACATATACAATTTAGGCATATTGAGTTTTATGCCTAAAAACTTTTCATGAAAGAACCAAAACATCTGTCTGACTTTGAACTTCAGTCAGTGCCCTAGTATTGGGACATAATACCCCAAAAGTTTTTACTAAAGAGCTAGAAAGTTTGTGTCTGGTTTTAACTTACCAGCTGAAACAAGCCGcacacatgaatgaataaatgaagacataTGTGGCTACTGAAAAGTAACCCACAAATTATTTTCAACCAGGTGGTTCACTTCCACCATGAAAGACTGCTAAACTGAAGCCAAGCTTAGCTCAAGTGTTCATCTAATTTGTCACCAAATGCCCAGATTTTAATGTAATCCTCTGCTTTATAAAATCAGAGCATGGTTCTTCATTTTGAGTGCTGCTATCCTgtatgtttgctcttccagattcACTCTTCTACCTTCTGATCCATGAAGGGGCAAGATAATCTCACCTCTGATAGCTACCTGAAGAAGAAACAActacttctttagaaaaatacaactacttctttagaaaaatacaactacttctttagaaaaatacaaCATAGCTCAAGAAtatttcagataataattacCAACCTGCAGACTCAAAAGGTTTGACTATTGAATTTACATGCTAACTAAGTGAAGACATTGTAGTATTTACAGTACACAAACTGAGAAATGTTACACGCCTGAAGACTGGTCCTTCAAAAGTAGTAATGATAAAAAAGGTTTATTCTTCTATTGTCTTCTTTAGTCTCCTGAATGTATCTCAACTGGGAAAGCAGCGTACTGGACACCTATTCTATGCTAACAGATAAAGTATCAAATTTTAAACCTCACTGTAAAAATCAGTTCAGagtgtctcattttctttttgtatcagAAATTCAAATCCACAAAATATTTCATGCTTCACTGGAGAAATTCACTGCTTGGAATTATGTATAAGAAGTGAAGAATGGATTGTTAAGACCATCAGAAACTACTTATCAAATTAGTGTTATTAAAAAGAATGTTCATGTTAGAAGTACCAATAATAAGCAAATGTGGAAATGTTCGATGACAATTAAAATGCTTCATCCTCTGGTTTTCTTTAAGATGTTTCCTTTTAGTTCCAAGTATCTCTACAATTTCAGGCCTTGAGATCACTAGCTTTCGACAGTCATGCCAGTCTTGTTCTTATTTAGTAGATCAAAAGTTCTCTGAAGCATAATGAGTGAGCTCTTTAACtgcaaacaaaattaattttcaaaatcagtttagcattttttcttatttttatgccAAATAGTTATATtcaatatagttttatttatactGATGCCCAAATAAAAGACTGAATTTATAAAACACATCAGTATGACTGCTAAGCTCTTCCTATCCATTGTGGTCCTGCACCTCTCCCTCCACTGTCCTGCTATGCATGCTGCCCCCCAACAGATGGgttttttaaatggtttctcAAGTTGCACTGGTCTCTCCACTATCCCCCAAACAAATCTGGTTCTCCCTGTGGACCTCTGTTGCTATTACGCTCAAACCTTGTCTTCATCCGTTTAGAacttccccatcccaccccctccGTGTCGCCTTCTGTAATCATCCTGCCTTTAAACTCCCAAAGTATTACCACTTACTTGACACTTAACTTTGtacttttttatagtttttaacaATACACAGATTTCTCTAATAAAATTACAGGCAACTTGAGAGCAAGAATTCTGTTTTATGCttctttatattcattcatttgttcattcattcagcaaatgttatATGCTGACCTACTACATGCTGCATATGTACTAAGCGGAGCACTGGGTATACAATGGTAGACCAAAAAGGCACTaaccctgccttcatggagctcaCAGACCAGTGAGGAATACAGAACTAAAACGAATcatcacatatataaatatataattccaCAAGGCATTAAGTTTTTCACTGGAAGAAGGCAGTGTCATTTTCTGAAATACGTCAGGTAGAGGGGAGTCAGTCCGGCTCAGGATGAAAACTGAATTCTGTTTTGGACATGATCAGTTAGTGGTGGCCCGTTAGCATCCAGGTGAAGATGCCAAGTCATCAGTGACTGCGTGAGCCTGGGGCTCAGGGAAGAGGTCCGGGTAAGAGAGATGGATTTGGGAATCAATGGCATGTGTAGCACAAGCAAGAGAGTGGATAAGACCATCTGATGGGAagtagaggggaagggaagagaatctAACACAGAAGGCCTGGCAGTACTAGGCCAGGGAGAGGAGATGGTTTTAACCAGCAAAAAGCAATTTTGCTTTATGCTAAGTACAAGAGACAGTCACAAAGACca
Coding sequences within it:
- the ZDHHC23 gene encoding palmitoyltransferase ZDHHC23 isoform X4; this translates as MTQKGSMKPVKKNKAEEPELEPLCCCEYIDRNGEKNHVAACLCDCQDLDEGCDRWITGKSVPPETCERIMDTISDRLRIPGLRGAQKVNISILPPLILLPIFLRVASWHFLLGVVVLTSLPVLALWYYYLTHRRKEQTLFFLSLGLFSLGYMYYVFLQEVVPKGRVGPTQLALLTCGLFLILLALYRAKKNPGYLRNPASSDRSLGSSQTESLSRDGQEKTRGFSGAESAGSLSNRTPKDDLKGPCRVLAGSPAKVKEDWCAKCQLVRPARAWHCRICGICVRRMDHHCVCCVGESNHQAFILALSIFLLTSVYGITLTLDTICRDRSVFTALFYCPGVYADYSSALSFTCVWYSVIITAGMAYIFLIQLINISYNVTEREVQQALRQKTGRRLLYGLIVDTGQYNRGFLRNWHQFSTLGSHPCHHPAEDIV
- the ZDHHC23 gene encoding palmitoyltransferase ZDHHC23 isoform X2, encoding MTQKGSMKPVKKNKAEEPELEPLCCCEYIDRNGEKNHVAACLCDCQDLDEGCDRWITGKSVPPETCERIMDTISDRLRIPGLRGAQKVNISILPPLILLPIFLRVASWHFLLGVVVLTSLPVLALWYYYLTHRRKEQTLFFLSLGLFSLGYMYYVFLQEVVPKGRVGPTQLALLTCGLFLILLALYRAKKNPGYLRNPASSDRSLGSSQTESLSRDGQEKTRGFSGAESAGSLSNRTPKDDLKGPCRVLAGSPAKVKEDWCAKCQLVRPARAWHCRICGICVRRMDHHCVCCVGESNHQAFILALSIFLLTSVYGITLTLDTICRDRSVFTALFYCPGVYADYSSALSFTCVWYSVIITAGMAYIFLIQLINISYNVTEREVQQALRQKTGRRLLYGLIVDTGNSDNSQKSISSVFIVICTLKMKSFFKSIRLCGSN
- the ZDHHC23 gene encoding palmitoyltransferase ZDHHC23 isoform X1, whose amino-acid sequence is MTQKGSMKPVKKNKAEEPELEPLCCCEYIDRNGEKNHVAACLCDCQDLDEGCDRWITGKSVPPETCERIMDTISDRLRIPGLRGAQKVNISILPPLILLPIFLRVASWHFLLGVVVLTSLPVLALWYYYLTHRRKEQTLFFLSLGLFSLGYMYYVFLQEVVPKGRVGPTQLALLTCGLFLILLALYRAKKNPGYLRNPASSDRSLGSSQTESLSRDGQEKTRGFSGAESAGSLSNRTPKDDLKGPCRVLAGSPAKVKEDWCAKCQLVRPARAWHCRICGICVRRMDHHCVWINSCVGESNHQAFILALSIFLLTSVYGITLTLDTICRDRSVFTALFYCPGVYADYSSALSFTCVWYSVIITAGMAYIFLIQLINISYNVTEREVQQALRQKTGRRLLYGLIVDTGNSDNSQKSISSVFIVICTLKMKSFFKSIRLCGSN
- the ZDHHC23 gene encoding palmitoyltransferase ZDHHC23 isoform X3, with translation MTQKGSMKPVKKNKAEEPELEPLCCCEYIDRNGEKNHVAACLCDCQDLDEGCDRWITGKSVPPETCERIMDTISDRLRIPGLRGAQKVNISILPPLILLPIFLRVASWHFLLGVVVLTSLPVLALWYYYLTHRRKEQTLFFLSLGLFSLGYMYYVFLQEVVPKGRVGPTQLALLTCGLFLILLALYRAKKNPGYLRNPASSDRSLGSSQTESLSRDGQEKTRGFSGAESAGSLSNRTPKDDLKGPCRVLAGSPAKVKEDWCAKCQLVRPARAWHCRICGICVRRMDHHCVWINSCVGESNHQAFILALSIFLLTSVYGITLTLDTICRDRSVFTALFYCPGVYADYSSALSFTCVWYSVIITAGMAYIFLIQLINISYNVTEREVQQALRQKTGRRLLYGLIVDTGQYNRGFLRNWHQFSTLGSHPCHHPAEDIV
- the ZDHHC23 gene encoding palmitoyltransferase ZDHHC23 isoform X5 — translated: MDTISDRLRIPGLRGAQKVNISILPPLILLPIFLRVASWHFLLGVVVLTSLPVLALWYYYLTHRRKEQTLFFLSLGLFSLGYMYYVFLQEVVPKGRVGPTQLALLTCGLFLILLALYRAKKNPGYLRNPASSDRSLGSSQTESLSRDGQEKTRGFSGAESAGSLSNRTPKDDLKGPCRVLAGSPAKVKEDWCAKCQLVRPARAWHCRICGICVRRMDHHCVWINSCVGESNHQAFILALSIFLLTSVYGITLTLDTICRDRSVFTALFYCPGVYADYSSALSFTCVWYSVIITAGMAYIFLIQLINISYNVTEREVQQALRQKTGRRLLYGLIVDTGNSDNSQKSISSVFIVICTLKMKSFFKSIRLCGSN